A window of the Bdellovibrio sp. ZAP7 genome harbors these coding sequences:
- a CDS encoding motility protein A, which produces MNFAGLLGLIAAVGISAFAIMDSAKNPKVFADPHGIALVIGGTITVALMSFNFKSLWSALKIIARKYFGRERAINYNESIERIVTLSESYRKDPKSLQAMMKPTDHPFLKDGVHLLLDYGFNHEELDEILHNAVRGKKKRDADEIKVWQTISRFPPAFGLLGATLGMISLLQTLGEPGAQDRIGPAMATALVATFYGLLTANLVLLPIAEKLSSVSQADLTLREIIKEGVLLIHEKKHPMFIREYLKSFLPPQQRQDGGDVGSLKKVA; this is translated from the coding sequence ATGAACTTTGCAGGATTACTGGGATTAATTGCTGCGGTAGGTATTTCAGCTTTTGCGATCATGGACAGTGCAAAGAACCCAAAAGTTTTTGCAGATCCACACGGGATCGCCCTGGTCATCGGTGGTACGATCACAGTGGCTTTGATGAGTTTCAACTTCAAAAGTCTATGGAGCGCGCTGAAAATTATCGCTCGTAAGTACTTCGGTCGCGAACGGGCCATCAACTATAATGAATCGATTGAAAGAATCGTGACTCTGTCAGAGTCATATCGCAAGGATCCTAAGTCTCTTCAAGCTATGATGAAGCCGACGGACCATCCTTTTCTCAAAGACGGTGTCCATCTTTTGTTAGATTATGGTTTCAATCATGAAGAGCTAGACGAGATTTTGCATAATGCCGTTCGTGGTAAAAAGAAACGTGATGCTGATGAAATCAAAGTATGGCAGACGATCTCCAGATTCCCACCTGCATTCGGTTTGTTGGGTGCGACGTTGGGGATGATCTCTCTTTTGCAAACACTGGGAGAGCCGGGTGCTCAGGATCGCATCGGTCCGGCCATGGCTACAGCTCTGGTTGCAACTTTCTATGGTCTGTTGACAGCCAACTTAGTGTTGCTTCCAATTGCAGAGAAACTTTCCAGCGTTTCTCAGGCGGACTTGACGTTGCGTGAGATTATTAAAGAAGGTGTCTTACTGATTCATGAAAAGAAGCACCCGATGTTTATCCGAGAATATTTGAAGTCTTTCCTGCCTCCGCAACAAAGACAAGACGGTGGTGATGTTGGTTCGTTGAAAAAGGTGGCTTAG
- a CDS encoding OmpA family protein has translation MGAHKRNYRRHHDDEHGQEHNSAHDESNWLVSYADMMTLLFGFFVLMYSLSRFDNTRFDLVRKEVAKYFGGNIKEISTVLEAEQKLKTALLGSGEMKGVEVSKGSDNTLQLKFEGNVLFESGATELKEAAKPALRQVVAALRTVPSVEKISVEGHTDGDPMQSSVIKSNWELSSMRASSVVRYFEESGLSSNVLAAVGFGSSHPVAPEKDAQGNPLEINKAANRRVVVQVKLLDPEEAYRLQQQQFKKQLTKEEVERQKKENELQDKMKLAKVRFEEAQRKYREQAEQKRKEQQLQKLEKQIEALETKTKSYEQKAQ, from the coding sequence ATGGGTGCGCATAAACGCAATTATCGTCGTCACCATGATGACGAACACGGTCAGGAGCACAACAGTGCTCACGACGAATCCAATTGGCTGGTCAGTTACGCTGATATGATGACTTTGTTGTTTGGTTTCTTCGTTTTGATGTATTCGCTTTCTCGTTTTGATAACACACGTTTCGATTTGGTTCGTAAAGAAGTCGCTAAATACTTTGGCGGTAACATCAAGGAAATCAGCACGGTTCTCGAGGCCGAGCAAAAGCTAAAAACGGCTTTACTGGGTTCAGGCGAAATGAAAGGTGTCGAGGTCTCCAAAGGCTCTGACAATACTTTGCAACTTAAATTCGAAGGCAATGTTCTTTTTGAATCGGGTGCGACCGAGTTGAAAGAGGCTGCTAAACCCGCTTTGCGCCAAGTAGTGGCGGCATTGCGAACGGTTCCAAGTGTTGAGAAAATCAGTGTCGAAGGTCATACCGATGGCGATCCTATGCAGAGCTCCGTGATTAAATCAAACTGGGAGCTTTCATCAATGCGTGCTAGCTCAGTGGTCAGATACTTTGAAGAAAGCGGTCTGAGTTCGAATGTACTGGCAGCCGTGGGGTTTGGTTCGTCTCATCCTGTGGCTCCTGAAAAAGATGCTCAGGGAAATCCGCTTGAGATCAACAAGGCTGCCAATCGTCGGGTGGTGGTGCAAGTGAAATTGCTGGATCCGGAAGAGGCTTATCGCCTGCAGCAGCAACAGTTTAAGAAGCAGCTGACTAAAGAAGAAGTGGAACGTCAAAAGAAAGAAAACGAGCTTCAGGACAAGATGAAACTCGCCAAGGTTCGGTTTGAAGAAGCTCAGCGCAAATACCGCGAGCAGGCTGAGCAGAAGCGTAAAGAACAACAGTTACAAAAGCTCGAGAAGCAAATCGAGGCTCTCGAAACAAAAACTAAGAGTTACGAGCAAAAAGCTCAGTAA
- a CDS encoding lipopolysaccharide assembly protein LapB, whose amino-acid sequence MFLRQQLKMLFLILSSVLVSACAGKYSIKSYPQGSKVYVKDMQTNEKKLLGISPLNIQEESKLGDVFFLIFEKQNYRTKEVMVKVNEGESIAVQARLDPLSDEEKKAEELAKNDDKKQDQQPPKPDDKKKPEDKKMEDLLAELAEVKLRVALLENTSSFYKDALFSPRLSGGMPTQDRDRSERVVGLIFQGQKSIMKGDYKQALAEVDKALTMDEYSNNAWLLKGSIKYLQKDFEGAKSAWERCLKIDPYNKVAYQYLSDVYKRLGMAPLPQTGAEMRYPASNVEIEKRRRDIQVR is encoded by the coding sequence ATGTTTCTGAGACAACAACTGAAAATGTTGTTCCTTATTCTTTCGTCAGTGTTGGTTTCGGCCTGCGCGGGAAAGTATTCCATTAAATCTTATCCTCAAGGTTCAAAGGTATACGTTAAGGATATGCAGACCAATGAAAAAAAACTACTGGGAATTTCTCCGCTGAATATTCAGGAGGAATCAAAACTGGGTGATGTGTTCTTCCTGATCTTTGAAAAACAAAACTATCGTACCAAAGAAGTCATGGTGAAGGTCAATGAAGGCGAAAGCATTGCCGTACAAGCACGTCTGGATCCCTTGTCTGACGAGGAAAAGAAGGCCGAAGAGCTAGCTAAGAACGACGACAAGAAACAGGATCAACAGCCGCCAAAACCAGACGATAAGAAAAAGCCCGAAGACAAAAAGATGGAAGATCTTTTAGCCGAACTTGCCGAGGTAAAATTGCGCGTGGCTCTGTTGGAAAATACATCGTCATTTTATAAAGATGCGTTGTTCTCGCCGCGCTTGTCCGGCGGCATGCCCACTCAAGATCGTGATCGCAGTGAACGGGTGGTGGGACTTATTTTTCAAGGTCAGAAATCTATCATGAAGGGTGACTATAAGCAGGCCCTGGCGGAAGTAGACAAAGCTCTCACAATGGATGAGTACTCCAACAATGCGTGGTTATTGAAAGGTTCCATCAAATATCTGCAGAAGGACTTTGAAGGAGCCAAGAGCGCTTGGGAGCGCTGCCTGAAGATTGATCCCTATAATAAAGTAGCTTATCAATATTTGTCTGATGTTTATAAACGTTTAGGAATGGCACCTCTTCCGCAAACGGGAGCGGAGATGAGATATCCTGCTTCGAATGTTGAGATAGAAAAGCGTCGCCGAGATATACAGGTCCGATGA
- a CDS encoding VWA domain-containing protein, whose translation MMIKAICLTLLLGFSVASAFGAEELDKFDFDPTKIPVSEQGTADLGQLDGVPTPLVEYIIDSSGSMGQILTAKKTKIFVMKKLLSRYLVSQWTEKTSSGMRVIGSRRKKDCKDNYLAIPPGNAKLGLIEGMVKSMDPVGMTPLYDSMKDAYKDLEMYDGPKRVVIFTDGEETCGKDPCKLSEELKKKNVDLKFFVVAFGLQGQQETLQKLKCIGDLHQADDEEQLDKLFEDLDKDLNPNKNLFVDSPEPQATVMLFRAETPNEIYRRFQASYGIQVPAGRYYAVVNLKPKYRFKEFIVPPNKKVTLKVKGEAKFKANFIDGLMKVELLNKNRKVVKRFNSDTVVSLPPGKWNFRFYRDPFYEKVVNNYLVVPNAEYEYTIEEAGVAYVEDPQVKGIYVFGNRGIMMGNHVTNFPLVLGKGVYEIRVDDKCIFKDIIMGSNKEVVKLQCSKVKK comes from the coding sequence ATGATGATTAAAGCCATTTGCTTGACTCTTTTATTGGGATTTTCTGTAGCTTCGGCATTTGGTGCCGAAGAATTGGACAAATTTGATTTTGATCCAACAAAGATTCCCGTCAGTGAACAGGGAACTGCGGATCTGGGCCAGCTGGATGGCGTACCGACCCCTTTGGTGGAATACATTATCGACAGCTCGGGATCGATGGGCCAAATTCTAACGGCAAAGAAAACCAAGATCTTTGTGATGAAGAAACTATTGTCCCGCTACCTAGTATCTCAGTGGACAGAAAAAACCTCCAGTGGCATGCGAGTCATTGGCTCACGTCGCAAAAAAGATTGTAAGGATAACTATTTGGCAATTCCACCTGGTAATGCCAAGTTAGGTCTTATCGAAGGAATGGTAAAGTCTATGGATCCAGTGGGCATGACACCTCTTTATGATTCTATGAAAGATGCTTACAAGGATTTGGAAATGTACGACGGCCCTAAGCGCGTGGTGATATTTACAGATGGGGAGGAAACCTGTGGCAAAGATCCCTGCAAACTTTCTGAAGAGCTCAAAAAGAAGAATGTGGATTTGAAGTTCTTTGTCGTGGCATTTGGGCTGCAAGGACAACAGGAAACTTTGCAAAAGCTAAAGTGTATCGGCGATCTTCACCAGGCTGACGACGAAGAGCAATTGGACAAATTGTTCGAAGATCTAGATAAAGACTTGAATCCCAATAAGAATCTTTTTGTCGACAGCCCGGAGCCGCAAGCCACGGTGATGTTGTTCCGTGCTGAAACTCCCAATGAAATCTATCGTCGTTTCCAGGCGTCCTATGGGATTCAGGTTCCTGCGGGCAGGTATTATGCGGTCGTGAATTTGAAACCAAAATATCGCTTTAAGGAATTTATAGTCCCGCCAAATAAAAAGGTTACCTTGAAAGTGAAGGGTGAAGCCAAGTTTAAAGCGAACTTTATTGACGGCCTGATGAAGGTGGAACTTCTGAATAAAAACCGTAAGGTGGTAAAACGCTTTAATAGTGACACCGTTGTGTCATTGCCACCAGGAAAATGGAACTTCCGATTTTATCGAGATCCTTTTTATGAAAAAGTCGTGAATAACTACCTCGTGGTGCCGAATGCGGAATACGAATATACCATCGAGGAAGCCGGTGTCGCTTATGTCGAGGATCCTCAGGTGAAGGGCATCTATGTCTTCGGTAACCGGGGCATCATGATGGGAAATCACGTGACGAATTTCCCGCTGGTTCTGGGTAAGGGTGTTTATGAAATTCGTGTCGATGATAAATGTATTTTTAAAGACATCATTATGGGCTCAAACAAGGAAGTTGTGAAGCTTCAGTGCTCAAAGGTTAAGAAGTGA